The genomic stretch GCCTCCACATCCTTAAGTAAAAATAGGCATTTTCCCCATAAACAAAATAAAATGCATCATTATTTTTCCTGAAGATATTGAACACTAATCAACTTAGGGCAGACTTCATAAACTGTTACCCCAAACGCATCAGCTATTAAATCCGCATTTTTTAAAGTCGGGATTTTCCCATCGATGTATGATTTTATCGTGTTCCTATGGATACCTGTCTTTTTAAATAGCCAAGTAATAGGACGTCCATTAAGCAATTCCTTTATCTTTGTTCCCACGGCGATACCTTCACTTGAAACATTCTAGCCTTTCTTTTGTGGAATCCTTAGGAGAGGCAGCTCCTCTTTATCCTCTTAACGGCTTGTTATACCTCCTCTATATCTATGGCTATGTGGAATAGCACCACTAACTGTAGTTACTCCGCTAAATTCATGATAATGTCCACCATTCGGGAGTGGAATCGCTGGTCCTGTTACTCCGCGAATGACATGTCTGTGTCCATCATAAAATGAAGTAAAAGTAAAATAACGATGCCTATGCCGAATACCACTCGGTGCCGGTTCTGTTGTCCCTGCATATCGGTGATTATGCCCTACATCAAATGAAGTCACACCTTTAAATTGATGGGTATGAACTGGCTTGCCATCCCATGAAGTGATATAAAAAACCCCCACCACTATGGTGAGGGCTCAGTTTGTAGACAAAGTCTCCTAAAGAGGAGGCAGATCTCCAAGTTTTTTTAATAAGCGACCCCACGGCCAAGGAAGCATCCACATCCTACAATAATTAAAAGCACGAACAAAACAACAATTAACGCAAAGCTATCCATACTGATCTCTCCTTTCATGGATTGTTAACCATATATGATGGTCTACAACATTTTATTATGGCACTGCCAAAAGAGGAAAGGCGGCCATCCCGTCACAAACAAAAATACACGGATCACCAAATTCAGACGTCCATACCCCTTTTGATTCAATGTCATACGATACATTGAATCAAAAGGGGGTGAATGTGATGCCACATCCCATGTACCACATTGCCAGACGTTATATGGGCATGCCTGTTGAAATTAGAATGGTGGA from Caldalkalibacillus uzonensis encodes the following:
- a CDS encoding helix-turn-helix transcriptional regulator; the protein is MGTKIKELLNGRPITWLFKKTGIHRNTIKSYIDGKIPTLKNADLIADAFGVTVYEVCPKLISVQYLQEK
- a CDS encoding YjcZ family sporulation protein, with amino-acid sequence MKGEISMDSFALIVVLFVLLIIVGCGCFLGRGVAY